A DNA window from Ornithodoros turicata isolate Travis chromosome 10, ASM3712646v1, whole genome shotgun sequence contains the following coding sequences:
- the LOC135370655 gene encoding arginine/serine-rich coiled-coil protein 2-like — protein MTRNTPERRRSSPTGCRVGRSDRHRDEDEKRRRRREEEEDRRRDQRNHRHRRSRSRSRSQERRRRYQGSSRGPRRRRSRSRSRRSSSPERRRSPEKERGAGNSAKSKSNPGNNALQVAAARAAALKAGGGGSGGVTPQQLIQQSLVAANEQAKAMTGIGLPSYYNPSAVNPLKYAEQMQKRKLLWQNKTAQVPEEKKPAPTCAQVWEKMTFTQDDDGKMTAKFRKLMGIKGDAPQTSGSSTESSKDDKLDPLLSKQEKIFRDLDQQYEMARISTHTQRGVGLGYSSQMAAMYSQFPVTK, from the exons GGCCGCTCGGACAGACACAGAGATGAAGACGAAAAAAGGAGGCGAaggagagaggaggaggaggacaggCGCAGGGACCAGCGCAATCATAGGCATCGCAGGAGCCGTAGTCGTAGCCGCAGCCAGGAGCGCAGGAGACGCTACCAGGGCTCCAGTAGGGGACCCAGGAGGAGGAGGTCGAGGAGCAGGAGCAGGCGAAGTTCATCCCCAGAGAGGAGGCGGTCGCCGGAGAAGGAGAGGGGTGCAG GAAATAGCGCAAAATCGAAGTCCAACCCTGGAAATAATGCGCTTCAGGTGGCTGCAGCCCGGGCGGCTGCCTTGAAGGCAGGCGGAGGAGGCTCAGGGGGCGTGACGCCGCAGCAGCTGATCCAGCAGTCACTGGTGGCAGCGAATGAGCAAGCCAAGGCCATGACAGGCATTGGATTGCCCAGCTACTACAACCCCTCGGCGGTGAATCCGCTCAAGTATGCGGAGCAGATGCAGAAGCGAAAGCTGCTGTGGCAGAACAAGACAGCTCAAGTGCCAGAAGAG AAGAAACCCGCACCGACCTGCGCCCAGGTATGGGAAAAGATGACGTTCACGCAGGACGATGACGGCAAGATGACCGCAAAGTTCCGTAAACTGATGGGGATCAAAGGGGATGCTCCGCAGACTTCGGGCAGCTCTACCGAGAGCAGCAAGGACGATAAGTTAGACCCCCTTCTCAGCAAGCAGGAGAAGATCTTTCGAGACCTGGACCAACAGTACGAGATGGCCCGAATTTCGACCCACACGCAGAGGGGCGTTGGACTGGGTTACAGTTCGCAGATGGCTGCAATGTATTCTCAGTTTCCCGTGACAAAGTGA